From a single Lewinella sp. LCG006 genomic region:
- a CDS encoding S24 family peptidase: MHIYKILEDKHLIRGKSDLAKHLGTYNHVINSILQGKRNLTVEQIHQLCETFDIDANYLFGLDVPPFRNTSDNDRNDSSEIVGSGRQNIRLVPQKALAGYALDFQDPTYFKELPGFSIPGMEGELLAFPVSGDSMLPTITSGDLVICEALERPLDGSFPVIRDNEVYVIVSDVVVVKRVQQLKTDGQVTQLLLISDNTSVYQPYQLDLEEIKQVLRVKRRLTGHAIS; the protein is encoded by the coding sequence GTGCACATATATAAAATTTTAGAAGACAAGCATCTGATCCGCGGCAAGTCTGATTTAGCCAAACATCTGGGTACCTACAACCACGTAATCAATAGTATCCTGCAAGGAAAGCGCAACCTCACGGTAGAGCAAATCCACCAATTATGCGAAACATTTGACATTGATGCCAACTATTTGTTTGGCCTCGACGTACCTCCTTTTCGCAATACTTCTGATAATGATCGAAACGACAGCAGCGAAATCGTCGGCAGTGGTCGCCAAAATATCCGCCTGGTTCCACAGAAAGCACTGGCTGGATATGCCCTGGATTTTCAAGATCCCACCTATTTTAAAGAGTTACCTGGTTTTAGCATTCCAGGGATGGAAGGAGAGCTTCTGGCTTTCCCCGTCAGCGGAGACAGTATGTTGCCTACGATTACAAGTGGTGATTTAGTCATCTGTGAAGCTTTGGAGCGGCCCTTGGATGGCAGTTTTCCCGTTATTCGCGACAATGAAGTTTACGTCATTGTAAGTGATGTGGTAGTGGTCAAGCGAGTGCAGCAATTGAAAACCGATGGACAAGTGACCCAACTGCTCCTTATTTCAGACAATACCAGCGTTTACCAGCCTTACCAATTGGATTTGGAAGAAATCAAACAAGTTTTGCGGGTAAAACGTCGTTTAACAGGTCACGCTATTAGTTAA
- a CDS encoding glycoside hydrolase family 10 protein — protein sequence MKINCVLYLLHTINIIMHLFTRTFLLLCLFSILWSTNGASQNIKYQPVKAPKRELRAAWVATVLNIDYPKSPSTNPIALKEQYRNLLDQLQDVGMNAVIVQVRPAGDALYPSAYAPWSAYLTGRQGAAPLEDFDPLAFMIEETRSRAMEFHAWINPFRASMNLDTASLYLTHPVFQHPDWLVAYGGKMYFNPGIPAVRNHLVDVVGELVDNYDLDGIHIDDYFYPYPVKDTPFPDSMTFKFYGQPYKDIKDWRRNNTDQLVQALHQRIKSVRPTVQLGVSPFGVWRNKSDEAPGGSATKAGATSYDDLYADVLNWINKGWLDYVMPQIYWSIGYAPADHQTLVQWWSQNSRDLPLYIGHAAYKVGDNAVVEWNDPGEIPKQIDLNRRNFRTLGSAFFSAKSISANPLRLKDSLRTYYQYPALWQERPELELPKLAASELLRPKWKNDAVRLRWRPGKGIDGVRQQAHYYVIYRFNGQQLGDFEDPANILAITPLAAGDQRKVEFYDNATAVGETYTYAIRTANRANVESNPGAARSILQKTNTRIKRPRTKKTKERKVRTKVRRRDLKQ from the coding sequence ATGAAAATCAACTGCGTCCTTTACCTTTTGCACACTATAAACATCATCATGCACTTGTTCACCCGTACGTTTCTACTACTCTGCCTTTTTTCTATTTTATGGAGCACAAATGGTGCTTCGCAAAATATCAAATACCAGCCGGTAAAAGCCCCCAAAAGGGAGCTTAGAGCCGCCTGGGTAGCCACGGTACTCAATATTGACTACCCTAAATCGCCTTCTACCAACCCCATTGCCTTAAAGGAGCAATACCGCAACCTGTTGGATCAATTGCAGGACGTGGGCATGAATGCCGTAATTGTGCAAGTTCGCCCAGCGGGTGATGCCTTGTACCCAAGTGCTTATGCGCCCTGGTCGGCTTACCTTACCGGGCGTCAGGGTGCTGCACCTTTAGAAGATTTTGATCCGCTGGCTTTTATGATAGAAGAAACCCGCTCTAGAGCGATGGAATTTCATGCCTGGATCAATCCGTTTCGCGCATCCATGAACCTGGATACGGCAAGTCTCTACCTCACTCATCCGGTCTTTCAACACCCCGACTGGCTGGTTGCCTACGGAGGTAAAATGTACTTCAATCCAGGTATTCCCGCAGTTCGGAACCATTTGGTAGATGTGGTGGGTGAACTCGTTGATAACTACGATCTTGATGGTATACATATTGACGACTACTTCTATCCCTATCCCGTAAAAGATACGCCCTTCCCCGATAGCATGACTTTCAAGTTTTACGGACAACCCTACAAAGACATCAAGGATTGGCGGCGAAACAATACCGACCAATTGGTACAGGCCCTGCACCAACGCATCAAATCCGTACGCCCCACGGTGCAGCTAGGGGTAAGCCCTTTTGGCGTCTGGCGTAATAAAAGCGACGAGGCTCCTGGAGGTTCTGCCACCAAAGCTGGTGCCACTTCGTACGATGACCTCTACGCTGATGTACTCAACTGGATCAACAAAGGCTGGCTGGATTACGTGATGCCGCAAATCTATTGGAGTATTGGTTACGCGCCAGCTGATCACCAAACACTGGTACAATGGTGGAGCCAAAACTCGCGAGACCTGCCTCTCTACATCGGTCATGCAGCCTACAAAGTGGGCGATAATGCCGTAGTAGAGTGGAATGACCCAGGGGAAATCCCCAAACAAATTGACCTCAACCGGCGCAATTTCCGCACCTTGGGGAGTGCCTTTTTCAGTGCTAAATCTATCTCGGCCAACCCATTGCGGTTAAAAGATAGTTTACGTACTTATTACCAATACCCGGCACTGTGGCAGGAACGTCCAGAGCTGGAACTGCCCAAGTTGGCTGCCAGCGAATTGCTTCGTCCTAAATGGAAAAATGATGCCGTACGGTTGCGCTGGCGCCCAGGTAAAGGCATAGACGGAGTTCGTCAACAAGCCCATTATTATGTCATTTACCGCTTCAATGGTCAGCAGCTAGGCGATTTCGAAGACCCCGCCAATATTTTGGCAATTACACCTTTAGCAGCCGGTGATCAACGTAAAGTGGAGTTTTATGACAATGCCACTGCGGTGGGCGAAACTTATACCTACGCCATCCGCACCGCCAATCGAGCCAACGTGGAAAGTAATCCCGGTGCGGCCCGTTCAATTCTACAAAAAACCAATACCCGCATCAAACGGCCACGAACTAAAAAGACCAAAGAACGTAAGGTCAGAACGAAGGTTAGACGGAGGGATTTGAAGCAGTAA
- a CDS encoding cytochrome-c peroxidase, which yields MKNLNIIVLLSIALCYSACTADKDENLDSELLKVLNEADPVNGKEGFLLPKSFDYSSIPQDPANPITAEKVTLGRLLYHETGIAVDPMHPEGEGTYSCASCHFASAGFQAGRFQGIGEGGSGIGGNGLDRLRLDTYQPEELDVQPIRSPTTLNVAYQELMLWNGQFGAGGDNVGTEEEWVYDSPLAANHLGYQGVETQAIAGLKVHRMDIEEALIADLGYKSLFDAAFADWVSADRYSRETAGLAIAAYERTLLANRAPFQRYLEGKENALSPAEKRGAILFFGEANCVNCHNGPALSSMSFHAFGMKDLDQCGEEVFKTTPNDAAHLGRGGFTKRASDNYMFKTPSLYNMADSPFYGHGASFRSIREVVEYKNGGTAENSRVPSNALSPYFQPLGLSQGDIEDITAFLENALYDPELHRYQPEMVLSGQCFPNNDTQSSADLNCN from the coding sequence ATGAAAAATTTAAACATCATCGTGCTGCTGTCTATAGCACTTTGTTATTCAGCTTGTACAGCCGATAAAGACGAAAATCTTGATAGTGAGCTGCTTAAAGTTTTGAACGAAGCCGACCCCGTCAACGGAAAGGAAGGTTTCTTGCTACCCAAGAGTTTTGATTACAGTAGTATCCCACAAGATCCAGCCAATCCTATCACTGCTGAGAAAGTAACGCTTGGGCGTCTTCTATACCACGAAACTGGGATAGCTGTTGACCCTATGCACCCCGAAGGAGAGGGGACCTATTCTTGCGCATCCTGCCACTTTGCTAGTGCAGGCTTCCAGGCTGGGCGTTTTCAGGGAATTGGAGAAGGAGGAAGCGGGATCGGAGGAAATGGTCTCGATCGGCTACGCCTGGATACTTATCAGCCGGAAGAGCTGGATGTACAACCCATACGTTCACCTACTACCCTTAATGTGGCTTACCAGGAACTCATGCTTTGGAATGGCCAGTTTGGCGCAGGAGGCGATAATGTTGGAACAGAAGAAGAGTGGGTTTATGACTCTCCATTGGCTGCCAACCACTTGGGCTATCAAGGGGTAGAAACGCAGGCTATTGCTGGGTTGAAAGTACACCGAATGGATATCGAAGAGGCACTGATCGCCGATTTAGGTTACAAAAGTTTATTTGATGCCGCTTTTGCTGATTGGGTCAGTGCCGACCGCTACAGTAGAGAAACGGCTGGATTGGCGATTGCAGCCTATGAACGCACCTTACTTGCGAATCGTGCTCCTTTTCAACGCTACCTGGAAGGAAAGGAAAACGCCCTTTCACCTGCGGAAAAACGAGGAGCCATCCTGTTTTTTGGAGAGGCGAATTGTGTAAACTGCCATAATGGACCTGCATTGAGCAGCATGAGCTTCCACGCTTTTGGTATGAAAGACCTGGACCAATGTGGAGAAGAGGTTTTTAAAACTACGCCAAATGACGCTGCTCACCTGGGGCGGGGTGGTTTCACCAAAAGGGCTTCGGACAACTATATGTTCAAGACGCCCAGCCTTTACAATATGGCAGATTCTCCTTTTTATGGCCACGGAGCATCGTTTCGGAGTATTCGGGAAGTGGTTGAGTACAAAAACGGTGGTACCGCAGAAAATAGTAGGGTACCTTCAAATGCACTTAGTCCTTATTTTCAACCGTTGGGCTTGAGCCAGGGAGATATTGAGGACATTACGGCCTTCTTGGAGAATGCCCTTTACGATCCTGAATTACATCGCTATCAGCCGGAAATGGTTCTAAGCGGACAATGTTTCCCCAACAATGATACCCAATCTAGTGCTGATTTGAATTGTAATTAA
- a CDS encoding RluA family pseudouridine synthase, translating to MNTTLSILYQDEHLVVINKPINLPVHKSQGMANDAPYVTKYLGQQLDCSVYNVHRLDAKTSGILLLARSPEMATQLTEQFARREVSKVYHALVKGNPGEGIFDTKVKKAKQGNKAAAETAYRTLRTVYTGLEHKGEENLAISLVELMPTTGRWHQLRQHCAHNRHDIIGDAEHGDFPLNRLFAEMMEEKRLYLHAYSLSFDHPITKERLTFQEPTPVAFAVLLDRLEVG from the coding sequence ATGAATACAACCTTGTCTATCCTTTACCAAGACGAACACTTGGTGGTGATCAATAAACCCATCAACCTCCCCGTGCACAAGAGCCAAGGGATGGCCAATGATGCGCCTTACGTGACCAAATATTTGGGCCAGCAGCTGGACTGCTCCGTCTACAATGTTCACCGCCTTGATGCCAAAACTTCCGGCATTCTTTTATTGGCACGCTCTCCGGAAATGGCTACCCAGCTGACGGAGCAGTTTGCTCGCCGTGAAGTAAGCAAAGTTTATCATGCCCTGGTGAAAGGAAATCCTGGCGAAGGCATTTTTGATACCAAAGTGAAGAAGGCAAAACAGGGCAACAAAGCTGCCGCTGAAACCGCATATCGTACCCTCCGTACCGTCTATACAGGCCTCGAACACAAAGGCGAAGAGAACCTCGCGATCAGCTTGGTGGAACTCATGCCCACCACTGGTCGCTGGCACCAATTGCGCCAACATTGCGCCCATAACCGCCACGATATTATTGGTGATGCCGAACACGGCGACTTCCCCCTCAATCGCCTCTTCGCGGAAATGATGGAGGAGAAGCGCCTGTACCTTCACGCTTATTCGCTGAGTTTTGATCATCCCATCACGAAAGAACGCCTGACTTTTCAAGAGCCTACGCCAGTGGCGTTTGCGGTGCTATTGGATAGGTTGGAGGTGGGGTAG
- a CDS encoding metallophosphoesterase produces MRIIQITDLHIGTPEERPFEIDIRANFIKILTAIKAVPHDLLVISGDLCLHDGDVEIYQWIKQQLDGLQLNYLVIPGNHDNQEMMFDVFDLQQKLQHQTLFLTSSSEEPPIVLLDSGSGQLEDTTLQLLQAYLQARPHPLCLFMHHPPLKMGVPYMDSRYALREPEPLLKLLTEHPYPISIFTGHYHVEKSVRWQNLDVHVTPSCYFQIDWRQQHFAVDHHRIAYRQIDWDGATLQHAVVYL; encoded by the coding sequence ATGAGAATTATTCAAATCACCGATCTTCACATCGGCACGCCTGAAGAACGTCCCTTCGAAATTGACATCAGAGCTAACTTTATCAAAATATTGACTGCCATCAAAGCGGTTCCACATGATTTACTCGTCATCAGCGGTGACCTTTGTTTACATGATGGTGACGTGGAAATTTACCAATGGATCAAGCAGCAATTAGATGGTTTACAACTTAACTACCTGGTCATTCCTGGCAACCACGACAACCAGGAAATGATGTTCGATGTTTTTGATCTTCAGCAAAAATTACAGCACCAGACTTTATTTCTTACTTCTAGTTCAGAAGAACCACCGATTGTCCTGCTCGACTCAGGGTCGGGCCAGTTAGAAGACACCACTTTGCAATTGTTACAAGCTTATCTGCAAGCTCGCCCTCACCCGCTCTGCTTATTTATGCATCATCCACCTTTGAAAATGGGTGTGCCTTACATGGATTCCCGCTACGCTTTGCGCGAACCTGAACCGCTCTTAAAGCTGCTTACCGAACACCCCTACCCCATCAGTATTTTCACGGGCCATTACCACGTAGAAAAATCTGTCCGATGGCAGAACCTGGATGTCCATGTTACACCAAGTTGCTATTTTCAGATTGACTGGCGGCAGCAGCATTTTGCAGTTGACCATCACCGTATTGCCTACCGCCAAATTGATTGGGATGGGGCAACACTTCAACACGCTGTGGTATATCTTTAG
- a CDS encoding alpha-glucosidase codes for MTKTWWKEAVIYQIYPRSFKDSNGDGIGDLGGIIEKLDYLADLGVDLLWLSPIYQSPNDDNGYDISDYQDIMTEFGNMAQFEEMLEGIHQRGMKLMMDLVVNHSSDEHHWFQESRKGPDNPYRDYYIWRKEKPERWPSFFGGEAWEYDALSGEYYLHLFSKKQPDLNWENPKVREEVYEMMRFWLDKGVDGFRMDVIPFISKRLHWPEVDWNDFPKIVEEVYANGPRLHEFLQEMKRKALAPYDVTTVGEAPGVPPALGNLYVGESRKELDMIFHFGHMFLDWGPGGRFDLADWDLKAFKGVFNEWYTALGEEGWVSIFLDNHDFPRLVSRWGNDGDYREESAKLLAILLLSLRGTPSIYQGSEIGMTNVALPSIDDYRDLETLNAWTEAKEKGEDLDQLFLAIHQQGRDNARTPIQWDDSAQAGFTTAKEPWIKVNPNYPAINAAAVLAKPDSIFYFYQKLLRLRKQYLTWVYGEYEMIDGNHPELYAYRRWDEDGEFYFYLNFSETELTELPGPPVEEMELIIGNYPDQEYAHLRAWEARVYRRV; via the coding sequence ATGACAAAAACCTGGTGGAAAGAAGCCGTCATCTATCAAATTTACCCGCGTAGTTTTAAAGACAGCAATGGGGATGGCATTGGCGATCTGGGAGGAATTATTGAAAAACTGGATTACCTGGCAGATCTCGGCGTTGATTTGCTCTGGCTCAGCCCTATTTACCAATCGCCTAATGATGACAATGGTTACGATATCAGTGATTATCAGGACATTATGACCGAATTTGGCAATATGGCTCAATTCGAGGAGATGTTGGAGGGTATTCACCAGCGGGGAATGAAATTGATGATGGATCTGGTGGTCAATCATTCCTCCGATGAACACCATTGGTTTCAGGAATCAAGAAAAGGCCCCGACAACCCCTATCGCGATTACTACATTTGGCGGAAAGAAAAGCCTGAACGGTGGCCTTCGTTCTTTGGTGGAGAAGCCTGGGAATACGACGCTCTCAGTGGTGAGTATTATCTCCATTTATTTTCCAAAAAACAACCTGATCTCAATTGGGAAAACCCTAAAGTACGTGAAGAGGTCTATGAAATGATGCGTTTTTGGCTGGACAAAGGTGTTGATGGCTTCCGCATGGATGTCATTCCCTTCATCAGCAAGCGCCTCCATTGGCCAGAAGTGGACTGGAACGACTTTCCCAAAATTGTTGAAGAGGTTTATGCCAATGGCCCTCGCTTGCACGAGTTTTTGCAAGAGATGAAGCGTAAAGCACTTGCTCCTTACGACGTTACCACCGTTGGGGAGGCTCCAGGAGTGCCCCCTGCATTAGGCAACCTGTATGTAGGAGAATCACGCAAGGAACTGGATATGATCTTCCATTTTGGTCACATGTTTCTAGACTGGGGACCGGGTGGGAGATTTGATCTGGCCGATTGGGATTTGAAAGCTTTCAAAGGGGTGTTCAACGAATGGTACACAGCGCTTGGCGAGGAAGGATGGGTCAGCATTTTTCTTGACAATCATGACTTTCCCCGCTTGGTCAGCCGCTGGGGCAATGATGGTGATTACCGAGAAGAATCTGCTAAATTATTGGCGATCTTGCTCCTGAGTTTACGTGGCACCCCCAGTATCTATCAGGGTTCAGAAATTGGAATGACCAACGTGGCCCTTCCCTCCATTGACGATTACCGCGACCTGGAAACCCTCAACGCTTGGACCGAGGCCAAAGAAAAAGGAGAAGACCTGGATCAATTGTTCCTGGCCATCCATCAACAGGGGCGTGACAATGCGCGCACACCTATCCAATGGGATGATAGTGCTCAAGCCGGCTTCACCACGGCCAAAGAGCCCTGGATCAAAGTCAATCCCAACTATCCAGCAATCAACGCTGCGGCAGTATTGGCCAAACCAGACTCCATCTTCTATTTCTACCAAAAACTCCTGCGTTTACGCAAGCAGTACCTAACTTGGGTCTACGGTGAATACGAAATGATCGATGGCAACCACCCGGAACTCTATGCCTATCGCCGCTGGGATGAAGACGGAGAATTTTACTTCTACCTCAATTTTTCCGAAACAGAATTGACTGAGCTCCCCGGTCCGCCAGTAGAAGAAATGGAACTGATCATCGGCAATTACCCCGATCAGGAATATGCTCATTTGCGGGCGTGGGAGGCGAGGGTGTATAGGAGGGTGTAA
- a CDS encoding phosphatidylserine decarboxylase family protein, whose translation MIHKEGRKILPLAFITLLGLALFGHFYLAALPGLLLKIACGVFFLLILQFFRNPKRVIPLEHPNLVYVPADGKVVVIEKVQEEEYFQEERLQVSIFMSPLNVHVNRSPFPGIVKYFKYHPGKYLVAWHPKSSTENERSTVVIDNGKHEILLRQIAGAVARRIRTYVSPNQQLQQGEEFGFITFGSRVDVFLPLDAEMKVSIGDEVKGNIDVLAELS comes from the coding sequence ATGATTCATAAAGAGGGAAGAAAAATCTTGCCATTGGCTTTTATTACTTTGCTCGGGCTTGCACTTTTTGGTCATTTCTACCTAGCAGCTTTGCCTGGCTTATTGCTTAAAATTGCTTGTGGCGTTTTCTTTTTGCTGATCCTTCAGTTTTTTAGAAACCCCAAACGCGTGATCCCTTTGGAGCATCCAAACCTGGTTTACGTTCCTGCTGACGGCAAAGTCGTCGTCATTGAAAAAGTGCAAGAAGAGGAATACTTCCAGGAAGAGCGGCTACAAGTCAGCATCTTCATGTCTCCCCTTAACGTGCACGTCAACAGGAGTCCCTTTCCGGGGATTGTCAAGTATTTTAAATACCATCCCGGGAAATATTTAGTAGCCTGGCACCCCAAGTCCAGCACTGAAAACGAGCGTTCTACCGTCGTCATTGACAATGGCAAGCACGAAATATTGCTACGCCAAATTGCCGGTGCCGTAGCACGCCGTATCCGTACCTACGTAAGCCCCAATCAACAGCTCCAACAAGGTGAAGAGTTTGGTTTTATCACCTTCGGCTCGCGGGTAGATGTTTTCCTACCGCTAGATGCGGAAATGAAGGTCTCCATCGGCGATGAGGTCAAGGGGAATATTGATGTGCTGGCGGAGCTTTCTTAG
- a CDS encoding glucosaminidase domain-containing protein, with protein MKSNSTQYTPRGGYEDRRRMQPGRETPIGPIINWAALWSRIWLFLKRLVAELWYLVSRRQPVKAPARASRNNQNGPGIILFRKWSLPLFKVAAALALFFYVMQRDIQFSIQMKAPFAQSTGYSEEVSQNGIEAMGFAQTVGLGSSSKSAAKSEALDLNAVEDYLDRFAQVAQTEMEKYGIPASIKMAQAILESRAGQAMDAKVDNNHFGKPMAGQPYESAWRNWREHSLLLVNRHPDLLKHDKDFRAWARGLEKAGYNKSPNYANQLLEIIDRFHLEQLDDPTI; from the coding sequence ATGAAATCAAATTCAACGCAGTATACCCCCCGGGGAGGGTACGAAGATCGACGACGCATGCAGCCCGGGCGCGAAACACCCATTGGTCCTATTATCAATTGGGCAGCCCTCTGGTCACGCATCTGGTTGTTTCTCAAGCGCTTAGTTGCAGAGCTCTGGTACCTGGTCAGCCGCCGACAACCAGTAAAGGCCCCGGCACGAGCTTCTCGAAATAATCAGAACGGCCCCGGCATTATTTTGTTTAGAAAGTGGTCACTACCTCTCTTTAAAGTTGCTGCAGCTTTGGCCTTGTTTTTTTATGTGATGCAAAGAGATATTCAGTTCTCTATTCAGATGAAAGCTCCTTTTGCACAGTCAACGGGCTACTCGGAAGAAGTAAGTCAGAATGGGATAGAAGCCATGGGCTTTGCTCAAACGGTAGGTTTAGGGAGCTCCTCTAAATCTGCGGCGAAATCGGAAGCACTTGATCTGAATGCGGTAGAGGATTACCTCGATCGTTTTGCCCAGGTTGCACAAACCGAGATGGAAAAGTATGGTATTCCCGCTTCCATCAAAATGGCTCAAGCTATTCTGGAAAGCCGTGCCGGTCAGGCAATGGACGCTAAAGTTGATAACAATCATTTTGGAAAGCCAATGGCTGGCCAACCCTACGAGTCGGCTTGGCGCAACTGGCGGGAACATAGCCTCCTCCTGGTCAATCGCCATCCTGATTTACTGAAGCATGATAAAGATTTCCGCGCCTGGGCTCGTGGCCTCGAAAAGGCAGGCTACAACAAAAGCCCTAATTATGCGAATCAGTTGCTCGAAATTATTGATCGCTTTCACCTGGAGCAACTGGATGACCCGACTATTTGA
- a CDS encoding YdeI family protein yields MNNKKIIAVERFLSRATKWQEEMIMLREICLDSELTEDFKWMHPCYTLEGKNVVLIHEFKAYCALLFHKGVLLKDPKGLLIQQTENVQSARQLRFTNLQQIIDLSSTIQSYILEAIEVEKAGLEVEMKKTSEFEMPDEFRETLASDAELATAFAALTPGRQRAYLLYFSQAKQAKTRQTRIEKCIPKIFEGKGLND; encoded by the coding sequence ATGAATAACAAAAAAATAATAGCCGTAGAAAGGTTTTTAAGCCGAGCCACCAAATGGCAAGAAGAAATGATCATGCTACGAGAGATCTGTCTCGATAGCGAACTGACCGAAGATTTTAAGTGGATGCATCCTTGTTATACCCTGGAAGGTAAAAATGTTGTGCTCATCCATGAGTTTAAGGCGTATTGCGCGCTGTTGTTCCACAAAGGTGTCTTGTTGAAAGATCCCAAGGGGCTGTTGATCCAACAGACGGAGAATGTGCAATCAGCACGTCAGCTCAGATTTACCAATTTGCAGCAAATCATAGATTTATCATCCACTATCCAATCCTACATTCTCGAAGCCATTGAGGTAGAAAAAGCTGGATTAGAAGTGGAAATGAAAAAGACTTCGGAATTTGAGATGCCCGATGAATTCCGAGAAACCCTAGCCAGTGATGCTGAATTGGCAACCGCCTTTGCTGCGCTAACCCCAGGCCGCCAAAGAGCTTACTTGCTGTATTTCTCCCAAGCAAAACAAGCCAAAACCCGGCAGACAAGAATCGAAAAATGCATCCCCAAAATTTTCGAAGGAAAAGGACTGAATGATTAA